Proteins from a genomic interval of Pseudodesulfovibrio nedwellii:
- a CDS encoding NifB/NifX family molybdenum-iron cluster-binding protein, with translation MGRRKKRRMVQQEPDATYYKPQGIPMQKLKNATITFEDLEALRLADAEGLSQMDGAKAMGVSRATFGRILCAARSIVANALTNGLAIRIEGGHYTLACKGASCPKMQADDSSTTDGEEAMPGMNGNGSGAGGGGRCMGGQGGGQGQGRKTGQGRCVGGQGRGMGQGQGQGRGMGGGGRGMGGQGMGGGNAGMGRAMGTDNTPQQANTTQQFKDITVKKIAVTSDGPTLNDKVDPRFGRAGGFVIVDLETMNVEYVDNGSSQAMAQGAGIQAAENVANAGAQVLLTGYVGPKAFTALQAAGIKIGQDVDGMTVGEAVEKFKNGEVPMADNANAQSGGNK, from the coding sequence ATGGGAAGACGAAAAAAACGGCGGATGGTGCAACAGGAACCCGACGCGACTTATTACAAGCCGCAAGGGATTCCCATGCAGAAACTGAAGAACGCCACAATCACCTTTGAAGACCTCGAAGCGCTTCGCCTTGCGGACGCCGAAGGCCTCTCTCAGATGGATGGGGCCAAGGCGATGGGGGTTTCCCGCGCCACCTTCGGACGAATCCTCTGCGCAGCCAGGTCTATCGTCGCTAATGCGTTGACCAACGGACTCGCCATTCGCATCGAAGGCGGCCATTACACCCTCGCCTGTAAAGGGGCATCTTGCCCCAAAATGCAAGCGGACGACTCGTCCACAACTGATGGAGAAGAAGCTATGCCAGGTATGAATGGAAATGGATCAGGAGCCGGAGGCGGCGGACGATGCATGGGTGGCCAGGGCGGAGGTCAAGGCCAAGGTCGCAAGACTGGCCAGGGGCGCTGCGTAGGCGGTCAGGGTCGAGGAATGGGCCAAGGTCAAGGTCAGGGCCGTGGAATGGGCGGCGGAGGCCGCGGAATGGGCGGTCAAGGCATGGGCGGCGGTAACGCTGGCATGGGCCGAGCCATGGGAACCGACAATACTCCTCAACAAGCTAATACAACACAACAATTCAAGGATATTACCGTGAAAAAAATTGCAGTTACCAGTGATGGACCGACCCTGAACGACAAAGTTGATCCCCGTTTTGGCCGCGCAGGCGGATTCGTCATCGTTGACCTCGAAACCATGAACGTCGAATACGTGGACAACGGTTCTTCCCAAGCCATGGCTCAGGGTGCCGGAATCCAGGCTGCCGAAAATGTTGCCAACGCCGGTGCTCAGGTGCTCCTGACCGGCTATGTCGGTCCCAAGGCCTTCACTGCCCTGCAGGCTGCCGGCATCAAAATCGGTCAGGATGTAGATGGCATGACCGTGGGCGAAGCTGTTGAAAAATTCAAGAACGGTGAAGTTCCCATGGCTGACAACGCCAATGCACAGTCCGGGGGCAACAAGTGA
- a CDS encoding substrate-binding periplasmic protein, giving the protein MKHEYVPTNRGDELVLAGLADMMTCDDKATSDQLHMSRYPLYVDKYYAFFRKELVGPWRGVDTLRGKDVACQLGYYHEWDFPVPVHIRDMSSGVKCLQMVLLERSDFYVDDMLFIEDSIEKSGLSFNRLDYDAQEVGVRSYHPIFNDTERGQAVMQLFDEGMFALHKTGKLKLIYEKWGHDYPDFDSF; this is encoded by the coding sequence GTGAAGCATGAATATGTTCCCACAAATCGGGGGGACGAACTGGTTCTTGCTGGATTAGCAGATATGATGACCTGCGATGACAAGGCGACAAGCGATCAGTTACATATGTCCCGGTATCCTTTGTACGTGGACAAGTATTATGCATTTTTCAGGAAAGAGCTTGTCGGCCCATGGCGCGGAGTAGATACCCTGCGAGGCAAGGATGTTGCCTGCCAGTTGGGATATTATCATGAATGGGATTTCCCTGTGCCTGTGCACATTCGAGACATGTCGTCAGGCGTTAAGTGTTTGCAAATGGTTTTGCTTGAGCGGTCAGATTTTTACGTGGACGATATGCTGTTCATTGAAGACTCCATTGAAAAGTCAGGTCTTTCTTTCAACCGTCTTGACTATGATGCGCAAGAAGTAGGCGTCAGATCGTATCATCCGATTTTTAATGATACGGAACGTGGGCAGGCGGTCATGCAGTTGTTTGATGAAGGAATGTTTGCTTTACACAAGACGGGAAAACTCAAGCTCATCTATGAAAAATGGGGACATGATTACCCTGATTTCGACAGCTTTTGA
- a CDS encoding PACE efflux transporter, which translates to MRTQADRLRHTIMFEVIGLLTCTPLASWILQRDLIKVGTMSMIISLTAMGCNYLFNIAFDHLLIKLGRRVNDRPPWLRAVHAVSFEASLLTITVPFVAWWLNLSLWAAFVTDIGFALFFLVYAYLYNWAYDVIFPMPADDPQPVIR; encoded by the coding sequence ATGCGTACTCAAGCAGACAGGCTTCGCCACACTATTATGTTTGAAGTCATAGGACTTCTCACTTGCACTCCACTTGCTTCTTGGATCCTTCAACGGGATCTTATTAAGGTGGGGACTATGTCCATGATCATTTCGTTGACAGCCATGGGCTGCAATTATCTGTTCAATATCGCTTTCGACCATTTGCTCATCAAATTAGGCCGTCGGGTGAATGATCGTCCACCGTGGCTCAGGGCCGTTCATGCCGTGAGTTTTGAGGCCAGCCTATTGACTATCACCGTTCCATTTGTGGCCTGGTGGTTGAATCTTTCCCTATGGGCTGCGTTTGTTACGGACATCGGCTTTGCTCTTTTCTTTTTGGTCTATGCCTATCTATATAATTGGGCTTATGATGTTATCTTTCCCATGCCCGCAGATGACCCTCAACCCGTTATTCGGTAG
- a CDS encoding LysE family translocator: protein MFGTHDLILFILSGLLLNITPGQDVFYIVSRGASLGWKGGVLAALGVGSGCFVHVFAAALGLSAILATSATAFTVVKYVGAAYLVWIGVSMWCKGSGDADDAQKGALSKRKVFSQGFWTNALNPKVALFFLAFLPQFVSADAESKPLAFLFLGILFTINGTLINMIWAWSAAKASDVFGGGGKYVHWIKRAAGTLFIGLGIRLAMADSAG, encoded by the coding sequence ATGTTTGGCACTCACGACCTCATACTGTTCATTCTTTCCGGGTTGTTGCTGAATATTACGCCGGGGCAGGACGTTTTCTATATAGTGAGCCGAGGGGCCTCCCTTGGCTGGAAGGGCGGTGTTTTGGCTGCGCTCGGCGTAGGGTCTGGGTGTTTTGTCCATGTCTTTGCCGCCGCACTCGGTCTGTCCGCTATTTTGGCGACATCCGCCACAGCGTTTACTGTCGTCAAGTATGTTGGTGCCGCGTATCTCGTTTGGATCGGGGTGAGTATGTGGTGCAAAGGGAGCGGAGATGCTGACGATGCTCAGAAAGGCGCTCTTTCCAAGCGAAAGGTTTTTTCCCAGGGTTTTTGGACGAATGCACTTAATCCCAAAGTTGCGTTGTTTTTTTTGGCTTTTCTGCCTCAGTTTGTATCAGCGGATGCCGAGTCCAAGCCGTTGGCCTTTCTCTTTCTGGGGATTTTGTTCACGATCAATGGAACCCTTATAAATATGATTTGGGCTTGGTCTGCAGCCAAGGCTTCGGATGTATTTGGCGGCGGTGGTAAGTATGTCCATTGGATTAAGCGGGCCGCTGGCACTTTGTTTATTGGTTTGGGCATTCGGCTCGCCATGGCGGACTCGGCGGGGTAG
- a CDS encoding PP2C family protein-serine/threonine phosphatase: protein MESLINVGGNMVDDGVSMKILLDELEDLRARQAECEDELEEYRAGRKGACAEVDQLREAREKLGLANLIVENSPAVLFRRKADDTYALVYVSENVSQWGYSAKDFLSGKVTFEEIGHPDDNQRLHDEILRYQDLDVEEYAQEYRIKTAEGDTRWVSDETSIVRDEDGNRIFNQGVLMDITRRKQVEEALTASESKFRRTIEGAGEGYFFMGGDLTIKEVNDAYCRMIGYEREELMGRRPHDFATLEYQRFLESNKEHFLKQDHRRFEGSMVHKDGHVVPVLVNANTLRTADGEFLGHVAFVADLTEQKKAVELAGEVQKSLLPKKAPDIPGLDVAGTSVASEVAGGDYFDYLESMDVDHPGLTVAVGDISGHGVDAALLMTTARGFLRMRASQPGTPVQVVTEMNRHLAEDLDGSGRFMTLFYLTLDTQEKTARWVRAGHDPAMIYCPIHDVFTELAADAGLPLGVTHESLYSEQANDLLSGQIIAIGTDGIWESRNRDGEMFGKGRFKEAVRIHAERSAQEILDSVFEAVYAFTEGARAEDDITLVIVKYGKEN, encoded by the coding sequence ATGGAATCGTTGATTAATGTTGGGGGAAATATGGTTGATGATGGTGTATCCATGAAAATCCTTTTGGATGAATTGGAAGACCTCAGAGCGCGTCAAGCTGAATGTGAAGACGAGCTGGAGGAATATAGAGCGGGCAGGAAGGGCGCGTGTGCCGAGGTAGACCAGTTACGGGAAGCTCGGGAGAAATTGGGACTTGCCAATCTGATCGTTGAAAATTCTCCGGCAGTGCTTTTTCGGCGTAAAGCGGACGATACGTATGCCTTGGTTTACGTCTCAGAGAATGTCAGTCAGTGGGGATATTCAGCCAAAGATTTTTTGAGTGGCAAGGTTACTTTCGAGGAAATAGGTCACCCGGACGACAATCAACGTCTCCATGATGAGATTTTGCGTTATCAGGACCTTGATGTCGAAGAATATGCGCAGGAATATCGTATCAAGACCGCAGAGGGAGACACCCGTTGGGTTTCCGATGAAACGTCCATCGTACGCGATGAGGACGGCAACCGGATTTTCAATCAGGGTGTGCTCATGGATATCACCCGCCGCAAGCAGGTGGAGGAAGCCTTGACCGCCAGTGAATCCAAGTTTCGGCGGACGATTGAAGGGGCTGGTGAGGGATATTTTTTTATGGGTGGAGATTTGACCATCAAGGAAGTCAATGATGCCTATTGCAGGATGATCGGCTATGAGCGTGAGGAATTAATGGGCAGACGTCCTCACGATTTCGCTACCCTTGAATATCAGCGTTTTCTTGAAAGTAATAAAGAACACTTTCTCAAACAAGATCACCGTCGTTTCGAAGGAAGTATGGTACACAAGGACGGCCATGTGGTGCCTGTGTTGGTCAATGCCAACACTTTGCGGACAGCGGATGGTGAATTTCTTGGCCATGTGGCTTTTGTGGCTGATCTGACCGAACAGAAAAAAGCGGTGGAGTTGGCGGGAGAAGTGCAGAAGAGCCTGCTTCCCAAAAAAGCTCCTGATATTCCCGGACTTGACGTGGCCGGGACCAGTGTCGCCAGTGAGGTCGCGGGCGGTGACTACTTCGATTATTTGGAAAGTATGGATGTCGATCATCCCGGTTTGACTGTGGCTGTGGGTGACATTTCCGGCCATGGTGTAGATGCGGCCCTGCTCATGACCACGGCGCGGGGTTTTTTGCGTATGAGGGCATCTCAGCCTGGTACTCCCGTTCAGGTGGTGACCGAGATGAACCGTCATCTCGCCGAGGATCTGGACGGTTCAGGTCGGTTCATGACGCTGTTTTATCTTACGTTGGACACGCAAGAAAAAACAGCACGATGGGTTCGCGCTGGCCATGATCCAGCCATGATTTATTGTCCGATTCATGACGTTTTTACGGAATTGGCCGCTGATGCAGGGTTGCCCTTGGGGGTGACGCATGAATCCTTGTATAGCGAACAGGCCAACGATCTGCTTTCCGGGCAGATAATCGCCATCGGTACTGACGGTATTTGGGAGTCCCGGAACAGGGATGGGGAGATGTTCGGCAAGGGCCGTTTCAAGGAAGCCGTGCGCATCCATGCAGAGAGGTCTGCGCAGGAAATTTTGGATAGTGTTTTTGAAGCGGTTTATGCCTTTACTGAGGGAGCTAGGGCAGAAGATGACATAACGCTCGTTATCGTCAAATACGGCAAGGAGAATTGA
- a CDS encoding lytic transglycosylase F, with translation MRRSVFVIVLVFCLGSVALAAPTSLERVSRHWTGDLSEMITQGRPVRVLVSYNQTNFFLSKGVMRGLEVDLMNAYERYLSRSNPGKKIRIVFLAVPFDQLIPALLDGRGDVVAAGLTVTKERKKSVAFSLPYRKNIKEIVVGGHRSRVLSSLDDLAGKRVHVMAGSSYVEHLRSVSSSLKARGLAPVDVIEADPNLVTEDLLEMVARGLIGYAVAENQLAEVWKKNMRGLRLFNDVVIHSGGELAWAVRPGNTGFKESLDDFSRTVRQGTLKGNMFYKRYFVNEDHVLNFRNPLADGRLQPMAKLFQKYAEQYGFDWLKIAALAFQESGFNQDLKSNRGAVGVMQIKPSTASDPNVNIKNIEKLENNIHAGVKYLHFLCERYFKDVDPEHRVDFALAAYNAGPARVRGLRTKTAEKGFDPNLWFGNVEWAAYDIIGHETPDYVAHVQIYYAAYKAMSDVLTKRNKAM, from the coding sequence ATGCGTAGATCGGTCTTTGTGATAGTCCTTGTGTTCTGTTTGGGGAGTGTGGCTTTGGCTGCGCCCACAAGTTTGGAGCGCGTTTCTCGTCACTGGACGGGTGATTTGTCAGAGATGATCACGCAGGGACGACCTGTTCGAGTTCTTGTTTCGTACAATCAAACCAATTTTTTCCTTTCAAAAGGGGTTATGCGTGGGCTGGAAGTAGACCTCATGAATGCCTACGAGCGGTATTTGTCCAGAAGCAATCCCGGGAAAAAAATACGAATTGTTTTTTTGGCCGTTCCTTTTGATCAGTTGATCCCTGCCTTGTTGGACGGTCGTGGCGATGTTGTGGCTGCCGGTCTGACCGTCACCAAAGAGCGAAAAAAAAGTGTGGCATTCTCACTGCCTTATCGAAAGAACATTAAGGAGATTGTGGTCGGCGGTCATCGAAGTCGGGTACTGTCGAGCTTGGATGATCTGGCAGGAAAAAGAGTTCATGTTATGGCAGGCAGCAGTTACGTCGAGCACCTGCGGTCTGTGAGCAGTTCTTTGAAAGCGCGTGGACTTGCCCCCGTGGATGTAATTGAGGCAGATCCTAATTTGGTCACTGAAGATCTTTTGGAAATGGTGGCGCGAGGTCTCATTGGGTATGCGGTGGCTGAAAATCAGTTGGCCGAGGTTTGGAAGAAAAATATGCGTGGGTTGCGACTGTTTAATGATGTCGTCATCCATTCGGGCGGAGAATTGGCGTGGGCTGTTCGGCCAGGAAATACCGGATTCAAGGAGAGTCTGGACGATTTTTCTCGGACGGTTCGTCAAGGGACGCTCAAAGGGAATATGTTTTATAAGCGGTACTTCGTGAATGAAGATCATGTGCTTAATTTCAGGAATCCGTTGGCTGACGGGCGATTACAGCCCATGGCGAAATTATTTCAAAAATATGCAGAACAGTATGGCTTCGACTGGTTGAAAATTGCTGCTTTGGCATTTCAGGAGTCCGGTTTTAATCAGGATTTGAAGAGCAACAGAGGCGCGGTGGGAGTCATGCAGATCAAACCCTCCACGGCCAGTGATCCCAATGTGAACATCAAGAATATTGAGAAGTTGGAAAATAACATTCACGCCGGGGTTAAATACCTTCATTTTCTGTGCGAACGCTATTTCAAGGATGTGGACCCTGAACATCGGGTGGATTTTGCGTTGGCCGCTTACAATGCCGGCCCTGCGCGGGTCCGCGGTTTGCGTACAAAGACTGCGGAGAAGGGCTTTGATCCAAATCTCTGGTTCGGGAACGTCGAGTGGGCAGCGTATGACATCATTGGCCATGAAACCCCGGATTATGTCGCGCATGTTCAAATATATTACGCTGCGTACAAGGCCATGTCTGATGTTTTGACCAAGCGGAATAAAGCCATGTAG
- a CDS encoding universal stress protein — translation MKITRILLPVDGSRLSDAAADMAIDLAGDNASIVLLHVRRAVPVGLGQPNANDLLEHLTKGAEEVMTHYRAILSNANADSLELIVGGDVAEVIANVADVEKCDLIVIGSKGKSDLEGLFLGSVTHKVLQTTNRPVLVVK, via the coding sequence ATGAAAATCACTCGTATCCTTCTTCCTGTTGACGGTTCCCGTTTGTCGGATGCTGCTGCTGACATGGCGATTGATTTGGCGGGCGACAATGCCTCTATTGTTTTACTGCATGTCCGAAGAGCTGTGCCTGTAGGATTGGGACAACCCAATGCCAATGATTTGCTTGAGCACCTGACCAAAGGTGCGGAAGAGGTCATGACCCACTATCGAGCTATTTTGTCCAACGCGAATGCAGACTCCCTTGAATTGATTGTTGGCGGCGATGTGGCTGAAGTCATTGCCAATGTTGCCGATGTGGAAAAGTGTGACCTCATAGTGATTGGTTCCAAGGGGAAGTCGGATCTCGAAGGATTGTTTCTCGGGTCGGTCACACACAAGGTCTTGCAGACTACCAATCGACCAGTGCTTGTCGTGAAGTAG
- a CDS encoding substrate-binding periplasmic protein — translation MVLKVNGILLCILFLMAGYVPASAQETIVAVADRWMPYNGRAGSSEEGYAVEILRAIFEPMGHRVEYREMPWKRAIEDVLAGKADILIGSLKSDNSKYLFPKETLGKDLMCFYTNRPDWKFIGPESLAGVRIGLVKGYIYREWVLERLRLSPHQFHIMHGDEPVVRLLGMLKDNRIQVMPGNKAVVEYYVKTLGLEKDVHLAGCFTDTKEKYLYFALSPAQPERSKALGASLDKGISLMRKTGQLNHLLIKYGLKDWVRLRK, via the coding sequence ATGGTTCTAAAAGTTAACGGCATACTACTGTGTATTCTTTTTTTGATGGCGGGATATGTTCCGGCCTCGGCGCAAGAGACTATTGTCGCGGTTGCCGACAGGTGGATGCCTTACAATGGTCGAGCCGGGTCCAGCGAGGAAGGGTATGCGGTTGAGATACTGCGTGCGATTTTTGAACCCATGGGCCACCGCGTCGAGTACCGGGAAATGCCGTGGAAGCGAGCAATTGAAGATGTGTTGGCCGGAAAAGCCGACATCCTGATAGGCTCCCTGAAGAGTGATAATTCAAAGTATCTTTTCCCCAAGGAAACTCTTGGTAAGGATTTGATGTGTTTTTATACCAATCGCCCCGATTGGAAGTTTATCGGTCCCGAATCCCTCGCTGGCGTCAGGATCGGGTTAGTGAAAGGGTATATTTATAGGGAATGGGTCCTTGAAAGGCTCAGGCTTTCTCCGCATCAATTTCATATCATGCATGGCGACGAACCTGTTGTTCGTCTTCTTGGGATGCTCAAGGATAACAGAATTCAGGTTATGCCCGGCAACAAGGCTGTTGTTGAATATTATGTGAAGACTCTTGGACTGGAAAAAGATGTCCATCTTGCAGGGTGTTTCACTGACACGAAAGAAAAATATCTGTACTTCGCATTGTCCCCTGCTCAGCCGGAGCGTTCGAAAGCGCTTGGAGCCTCTCTCGATAAGGGAATATCTCTTATGCGTAAGACAGGACAACTGAATCATCTGTTGATTAAGTATGGCCTTAAGGATTGGGTACGGCTCAGAAAATAG
- a CDS encoding methyl-accepting chemotaxis protein, protein MGWKDCKLCIKFGIGFGAVLLLLIGLGFWSTFGIEGIVGNAKEVISGNQLRGNFTQKVVDHLKWAEKVNELLTDSHIHTLNVQTNPKQCAFGKWYYSDARIAAEKLVPSIKPLLAKIEKHHNELHTSAIEISNKYAPADIELGAFLRDKKLDHLVWLGQIKNTLLDPQATTTGVQTDPHKCKLGIWLYSAETQKKMQADPEFAAAIKGIYEPHAALHDSANDINKFLASGERGEAQSWFRQITAGLADETLIAIDSVLTLNDNRIKGYEEAKAVYTNKTLPALNAVQNILTQSTEIIAENIMTDSEMLKAANDTKIGVIIFSTISILIGILLAWIIARGIILPLQKGMDFASTVSTGDLTASVDLNQKDEVGQLANSLSKMADKLNGVVGEVNQSTESVSAGSEQLSASAQSLSQSVVEQAASIESISASIEEMSSGIRSNTESAQQTEGIAVKASERAKESGEAVGEALDAFKSIAERITIIQEIARQTNLLALNAAIEAARAGEHGKGFAVVAAEVRKLAERSGQAAEEISGLSESSMGVADRASQMLEELVPEIGRTAELVQEIASSCIEQDKGITEISSSVGQLDQVVQGNASASEEMASTSEELAAQAENLAQAMTFFKVQNGNGGMSNAKVVVTTSHQALPSAQPQTTNQDKGFSMNMDDQDYEKF, encoded by the coding sequence ATGGGTTGGAAAGACTGCAAACTCTGCATCAAGTTTGGAATCGGCTTTGGTGCCGTACTACTATTGCTCATTGGTCTTGGGTTTTGGTCAACGTTTGGAATCGAAGGAATCGTCGGCAATGCGAAAGAAGTCATTTCCGGCAACCAATTGCGTGGCAACTTCACACAAAAAGTCGTCGACCACCTCAAATGGGCTGAAAAGGTTAACGAACTATTAACCGACTCGCACATCCACACCTTGAACGTACAAACGAACCCCAAACAATGCGCTTTCGGTAAATGGTACTACAGTGATGCTCGTATCGCGGCTGAGAAATTGGTCCCAAGCATCAAGCCACTGTTGGCCAAGATTGAAAAACACCATAATGAGCTGCACACCTCCGCCATTGAAATCAGTAACAAATATGCACCGGCGGACATTGAACTCGGAGCCTTCCTGCGTGACAAGAAACTTGATCATCTTGTTTGGCTTGGACAAATAAAGAATACACTCCTTGACCCTCAAGCGACCACAACAGGAGTTCAAACCGACCCTCACAAATGCAAGCTCGGTATATGGCTCTATTCGGCTGAAACACAAAAAAAGATGCAAGCAGACCCTGAGTTCGCGGCTGCAATCAAAGGCATATATGAACCACATGCAGCTCTGCATGACTCCGCCAACGACATCAACAAATTTTTGGCATCCGGTGAACGCGGTGAAGCCCAGTCATGGTTCCGCCAAATCACAGCCGGACTTGCCGACGAAACGTTGATAGCCATCGACTCGGTTCTCACTCTTAACGATAATCGTATAAAGGGGTATGAAGAGGCAAAAGCCGTTTATACGAATAAGACTTTGCCAGCCCTCAATGCCGTGCAAAATATTCTCACTCAAAGCACTGAAATTATCGCCGAAAATATCATGACTGATAGCGAAATGCTCAAAGCCGCAAATGACACAAAAATCGGGGTAATAATCTTCAGTACGATTTCTATACTAATTGGTATATTGCTTGCGTGGATTATTGCCAGAGGCATCATTCTCCCACTCCAAAAAGGCATGGATTTCGCCTCCACGGTTTCCACTGGCGATCTAACTGCCTCTGTGGATCTGAACCAAAAAGATGAAGTAGGACAATTGGCCAACTCGCTGTCAAAAATGGCTGACAAACTTAATGGGGTTGTGGGCGAGGTCAACCAGTCCACTGAAAGTGTCTCTGCTGGAAGTGAACAACTGTCGGCATCGGCACAATCACTCTCGCAGTCTGTGGTTGAGCAGGCAGCCTCCATTGAATCCATTTCAGCCTCCATAGAAGAAATGAGTTCCGGCATCCGCTCCAATACGGAAAGTGCACAACAGACCGAAGGTATCGCAGTCAAAGCATCCGAAAGGGCCAAAGAAAGTGGCGAAGCCGTTGGAGAAGCCTTGGATGCTTTCAAATCCATTGCCGAACGCATCACCATCATTCAAGAAATAGCCCGCCAAACCAATCTGCTGGCATTGAACGCGGCTATTGAAGCGGCACGCGCCGGTGAACATGGCAAAGGCTTTGCCGTGGTCGCAGCAGAAGTCCGTAAGCTGGCCGAACGCAGTGGGCAGGCCGCAGAAGAAATCAGCGGTCTTTCCGAATCATCCATGGGCGTTGCCGACCGGGCAAGCCAAATGCTGGAAGAACTGGTCCCTGAAATTGGCAGAACAGCGGAATTGGTGCAGGAGATAGCTTCAAGCTGTATTGAACAGGACAAAGGTATCACTGAAATTAGTTCTTCAGTGGGACAACTCGATCAGGTCGTTCAAGGAAATGCTTCTGCATCGGAAGAAATGGCTTCTACATCCGAAGAACTGGCCGCGCAGGCAGAAAATCTTGCTCAGGCAATGACCTTCTTCAAGGTCCAAAACGGCAACGGCGGCATGAGCAACGCCAAAGTGGTGGTCACCACCTCGCACCAAGCCCTTCCCTCCGCACAGCCTCAGACAACAAATCAGGACAAAGGCTTCTCCATGAATATGGATGATCAGGATTACGAAAAATTCTAG
- a CDS encoding glutamine synthetase family protein: protein MNIPVFNCKNADDVMKAVKDYDVSFIQYWFLDILGTLKSFQVTPNELEASFEEGMGFDGSSILGFCRIDESDMVAMPDPTTFQICSWRPSDRPVARMFCDVVSPDGAPFEADSRYVLKKVMGQAAEKGYTFYVGPELEFFLFADDQDTEVLDAGGYFDAPPLDLGNNIRRDIIFALDAMGIQVEYSHHEVAPSQHEIDLRYAEGMRMADTAMTYRVVVKETARKHGCYATFMPKPIFGENGSGMHVHQSLFKNGRNVFYDANDEYHLSSEGKSYIAGILKHSPEFVAVTNQWVNSYKRLVPGYEAPVYIAWARRNRSALVRVPMYKPGKENATRMELRCPDPAANPYLCFAVQLAAGLKGMEEGYELAAPVEEDIFSMDARQLKKNKIKSLPGSLYEAAINLQKSSFMKEVLGEHLHTALVENKLAEWDEYSTQVTEYELDKYLPVL, encoded by the coding sequence ATGAATATCCCGGTTTTCAATTGTAAAAATGCAGATGACGTGATGAAGGCGGTCAAGGATTATGACGTCAGCTTCATTCAGTACTGGTTCTTGGACATCCTCGGTACGTTGAAGAGTTTTCAGGTTACACCCAATGAGCTTGAGGCTTCCTTTGAGGAAGGCATGGGGTTTGACGGGTCTTCTATTCTCGGTTTTTGCCGTATCGATGAGTCGGATATGGTGGCCATGCCAGACCCGACCACTTTTCAAATCTGTTCATGGCGTCCTTCCGACAGACCTGTTGCCCGCATGTTCTGTGATGTCGTCAGCCCTGATGGTGCGCCGTTCGAAGCTGATTCTCGGTACGTTCTCAAGAAGGTCATGGGGCAGGCTGCCGAAAAAGGGTACACCTTCTACGTTGGACCCGAACTTGAATTTTTTCTTTTTGCTGACGATCAGGACACAGAAGTTCTGGATGCTGGTGGATATTTTGATGCTCCACCGCTTGATCTCGGTAATAACATTCGTCGTGATATTATTTTTGCGCTTGATGCCATGGGTATTCAGGTTGAGTACTCTCACCACGAGGTAGCGCCATCTCAGCACGAGATTGACTTGCGGTATGCAGAAGGCATGAGGATGGCCGACACAGCCATGACATATCGTGTTGTGGTTAAGGAAACCGCGCGTAAGCACGGATGCTATGCGACCTTCATGCCCAAGCCGATTTTTGGTGAAAACGGCTCCGGTATGCATGTTCATCAGTCGTTGTTTAAGAATGGCCGTAATGTATTTTATGATGCCAACGATGAGTATCATCTGTCGTCTGAAGGCAAGTCCTATATCGCAGGTATTCTCAAGCATTCCCCGGAATTCGTGGCTGTCACCAACCAGTGGGTCAATTCTTACAAGCGTTTGGTTCCTGGGTACGAAGCACCGGTTTATATAGCCTGGGCGCGTCGTAATCGTTCGGCTCTCGTTCGTGTGCCTATGTACAAACCCGGTAAAGAGAACGCCACCCGCATGGAATTGCGTTGTCCGGACCCGGCTGCCAATCCGTATCTCTGCTTTGCCGTCCAGCTTGCCGCCGGACTCAAGGGCATGGAAGAGGGCTATGAACTGGCCGCACCGGTGGAAGAAGATATCTTCTCCATGGATGCCCGTCAGCTCAAGAAGAACAAGATCAAGTCCTTGCCCGGCTCTTTGTATGAAGCCGCCATCAACTTGCAGAAGTCCAGCTTCATGAAAGAAGTCCTCGGTGAACATCTGCACACAGCCTTGGTCGAAAACAAACTTGCAGAATGGGACGAATACAGCACACAAGTCACCGAATACGAGCTTGATAAGTATTTGCCTGTATTGTAG